AGATGGTATAGTGCCACCCGTTTCCGGTTTCAGTAGGATGCCCCTGAAAATGGGGATTGAAAGAAATTCCTCCGGCTTTGGCCATTTCGCCGATATAGTGTTTCAGTAGGATGCCCCTGAAAATGGGGATTGAAAGGGAGGAGGTAAATTATGGAAAAACCGGTTTTCGGTTGTTTCAGTAGGATGCCCCTGAAAATGGGGATTGAAAGCATCGGGAAAAACCAAGCTTTTACCCAAAAGTGGAATATGTTTCAGTAGGATGCCCCTGAAAATGGGGATTGAAAGAATGAAGAAATTTCACTAAGGTTAACAACGGCGTTTCAGTAGGATGCCCCTGAAAATGGGGATTGAAAGGGTTCCTTCGTTCGATAGCCAGAGCCAGAATTTCAGGTGTTTCAGTAGGATGCCCCTGAAAATGGGGATTGAAAGTTCAGGATGCCGATATTCCACTTTTAGGCAAAAGTGTTTCAGTAGGATGCCCCTGAAAATGGGGATTGAAAGCGTGGTATGGGCCAAGCCTATGGTATTACCCCAGCGTTTCAGTAGGATGCCCCTGAAAATGGGGATTGAAAGGGTGATGCGGCTCCGGTGGGACATAATCCGGCGGTTTCAGTAGGATGCCCCTGAAAATGGGGATTGAAAGCTCACTTGCACTTACAGGCATCCTTACATCACCTCCGTTTCAGTAGGATGCCCCTGAAAATGGGGATTGAAAGGAAGGAAAATTAAATGACATCGGCATCGGAAGCCATAGTTTCAGTAGGATGCCCCTGAAAATGGGGATTGAAAGAGGAGGACCGCCTTCCCTTCCGCCAGTTGGAGGACGTTTCAGTAGGATGCCCCTGAAAATGGGGATTGAAAGAGGTGGCCCAGAGGGGCCAGGAAACTGGAGGGCTGACGTTTCAGTAGGATGCCCCTGAAAATGGGGATTGAAAGAATTCCTCCATTGGCAAACCGTATTTTTCCCATAGCGTTTCAGTAGGATGCCCCTGAAAATGGGGATTGAAAGTTAATCTCGAACCCGTGACCCTCCCCGCCCCTAAGCGTTTCAGTAGGATGCCCCTGAAAATGGGGATTGAAAGTTGCCTACCACAGCGGCCACATACCTGATTTCCAGGTTTCAGTAGGATGCCCCTGAAAATGGGGATTGAAAGCGACTCTGAAGAAGGTGGGTGAAGTGATTGGTTGTCATTTCAGTAGGATGCCCCTGAAAATGGGGATTGAAAGGTTTCAACGACCAAATAGTAGATACTCTTGTCTTTCGTTTCAGTAGGATGCCCCTGAAAATGGGGATTGAAAGATTACTCCCGTAAGCTGGCCTGTCGCCCCGGGAGTGGTTTCAGTAGGATGCCCCTGAAAATGGGGATTGAAAGTCCTCCCGTGGGTGATTCCATAAGTATCCCCGGGGGCGTTTCAGTAGGATGCCCCTGAAAATGGGGATTGAAAGTCCGAAAGGAGGAAGGAGGAAAGGAAGGCCGATCGTTTCAGTAGGATGCCCCTGAAAATGGGGATTGAAAGGGTGATTTCACAAACCTTCCGGTTTCGATACTTCTCGTTTCAGTAGGATGCCCCTGAAAATGGGGATTGAAAGTGCAACCGGAAGCCCAAGCATATGGTCAGGTCTGGAGTTTCAGTAGGATGCCCCTGAAAATGGGGATTGAAAGTCCTTCAAAGCTAAAAGCCGTTAATACTCCAACCGAGTTTCAGTAGGATGCCCCTGAAAATGGGGATTGAAAGGGACATAGCTCTTTCGTCATTTCGCAACCCCAGCAGTTTCAGTAGGATGCCCCTGAAAATGGGGATTGAAAGGAACGGCCGGGGGGGCCAACGAGGCGGAGCTGGCCGTTTCAGTAGGATGCCCCTGAAAATGGGGATTGAAAGCCAAGTCCCGATAGAACGCCTTGAGCCATCTCCTAAGTTTCAGTAGGATGCCCCTGAAAATGGGGATTGAAAGCGTAGTACACATAGATAGTGTTGTCACTATTCTCCAGTTTCAGTAGGATGCCCCTGAAAATGGGGATTGAAAGGGAAAATTTCAGCTCCTTAATACTTTCCGTATCGAAGTTTCAGTAGGATGCCCCTGAAAATGGGGATTGAAAGTTAAGCACGGTCAAGACATAATTGTAGGCTCTCCCGGTTTCAGTAGGATGCCCCTGAAAATGGGGATTGAAAGCTCCTCTCATTTACTCCATCATCGGGAGTTTTAGACGTTTCAGTAGATGCTTCTCCGATCCCCCTCCAAATCCGTGACCGAAATCCCAGAATCTGGAGGAGTGCCTTTTTCGTATCCAACCACAAATTCCCTGAGCTTGTGATCTCAGGCTAGGGCCCTTCCCATCCCCAGCCCCACCACGCCCACCAGCACCATGAGGATGCCCAGCACGGCCAAGAGCTTGGCCCTTCTTTCCATCTCCCCGAACTCCCTGTAATAGAGGACTCCCCACAGAACCGCCACCACCGTGCTGGCGGTGCCTATGGGGAAGGCCACGGCCACGCCCAGGGAAGGGGCGGCCGAAAAGTTCATGAGGTTTCCCCCCATCCAGAGGAAACCAGCCAGAAAACCCAAGAGATGCTCCCTCCTTCCCCCTCCCCACCAGGGACCCAGGAGACCCTCCCAGAGGGTGCGGAGGAAGTAAACCATCCAGGCCCCCACCGCGATGAGGGCGCAGTACTGGAAGGGGGTGATCCCCGCCTTCAGGGAAGCTGCCACCCCCGCTCCCCCGAAGGTCCCGAAACACAGGGCACCGAGAAGGGCCCACCTCACCCCCCTCCATCCCCCCTTTCCCTCGAGGGATCTCCCGAGCAGGAAGGCCCCCGAAAGCATGCATAAAAGACCCGCCGAGGCCACGGCCAGGGGGAGGCCCCCTTCCATCTCCCCGAAGAGGAGGACTCCCCAGAAGAAGGCCACGGCCGCGGAAAGGTTCAGGAAGGAATAGGAGTAGGCCAGGCCGAGCTCCCTTATCGCCGAGAGCCCGGCGTAGTTCCCCGCCGCCCAAACCATTCCGGAGAGGAGGGGAAGGAGGATTTCCGGTCCCCAGCTCCCCCCTCCTTCCAGAAGGAAGACCGCCCAGGAGAGGAGCAGGCCCCCCAAAAGGAGGTCGTTGGAGAACTCCCAGGGGCCGAACCTCCTGAGGTGCTTGAGGGGGTTGCAGTAGGTTCCCCAGAGGAAGGCGGAGAAGAGGCTGAGGAGAAAGGCCGTGCGGTCGATCAAACCATCACCTTACCCCTTTTACCTTGAACCCATCTAAAAAAGGGGGTTGCCCATCCTCAAAACCCTATAACGGGAGGTTCAAGGAATTCAGCAGGTAAGGTGCAGGGCTGCAGCCACCCTCTTGGTCTTGGAGAGTCTGTTGAAGCTCTCCACGGCCTTTCCCGTTTCCTCGGCCACCAGCTCTATCCCCTTTTCCCCCAACACCCTCACCGTCTCCTCGGGAACCTCCATTTCTCCGGAGTATCCCCTTCCCACCACCAGTATCTGTGGCTTCTCTTCCATTACCTCCTTCAAATCTTCGGGACATACCCTATGCCCCTTTTTCCTCCACCATCTTTCGATGCGGTCGGGGAGGATGAGGACATCGTGGGTGTAGACCCTACCGTTTATAACTATCCTTCCGAACTCGTACGAATCCACCCTGAACATCAGATCTTGTACACCTTGCCGGGCTCCGGGAGGATCACCTTCACCCCCCGAAGCTCATCCTTGGCCCTCTTCTCGAATTCCTCCGCTTCCTCCGGGGAGCAGTGAAAAGGAACCGCTACCCTGCATCCCAGTGCCCTGGCCATACGGAGGGCATCCTCAACCGAAGCCGTTGGGGAAGGAGCACCGGCTGGCAGAAAGGCCACGTCGGCCCTGTATTTTCCCACTTCGGCTGTGAAGGAAGAATCGGAGCCGTGGAAGAAGGTGAGCCCCCCTGATTCCACCAGGAACATCAAAGGTTCCTCTGCCGGGTGCTCCGCTTCTATACCCCTCACCTTGGCCCCTTCAACTTCTGCGGTTTCGCCTGCCCTCAACAGCACGAGCTTTCCCACCCTTCCTTTCAAGGCAGGATAGCTTCCCGAATTGCACACCACTGTTCCCCCCGAGGCCCTTTGTAGTTCTATCAGGTGGGAGGGTTCGAAGTGGTCGAAGTGTTCATGCGTGATGAGGAAGAGCTGTGGCTTCCAGGCCGAGAGGTCTTCCTTCCTCACCACCTCCGCGGGATCGAAAAGGAAACGGTGGTTGGCGGTGCTCACGGCGAGGGCGGAGAACTCGAAATAGACGAATCCCAGTTCACCCCTAGAGAGGTGGAGTCTGGCCAGACCACCCAGCCCCTCTCCCAGTCTCATCTTTCCTATTCAGGTTGTGGGGTAATAAATAGTGCCTTTATTCCCCCCGCCCAAAGGAAGGTGATGTCCCTTCAGACCAAGCTGGAAGTAGTTTGTCTGGAACTCCTGAAGAAAACGAGCACCGACCTCCCACCCGATGTGGAACAGGCCCTCGAGAAGGCGGAAAAAGGGGAAAGGGATCCCGTGGCCAGGGCCAACCTCAGGGCCATTCTCGAGAACCTGAGGGTGGCGAGGGAAAGGGGGGTTCCCCTCTGCCAGGACACGGGACTTCCCCTCTTCTACTTCTGGATGGATCCTTCCCTCCCCCTCGATCCCTTCGAAGCCGCCAGGAAGGCCGTGAAGAGGGCCACGCGAGAGGGCTTCCTCCGCCCCAACACTGTCCATCCCCTCTCCAGAAAGAACGAGGGTAACAACTTGGGAAAGGAAATGCCGAGGGTGAAGGTCTTCCGGAGGAGGGGGGAAGAAGTGGAGGTGACCGTCCTGCTCAAGGGGGCGGGATCGGAGAACTGCAGCAAACTGGCCATGCTCGCGCCCGAGAAGGGACTTGAGGGAATAAAGGAGCTGGTGGTGAAAGCGGTGGCGGAGGCGGGAGGAAAGCCCTGTCCCCCCATCATCCTCGGGGTTGGAATAGGGGGAAACGCGGAACTCTCGATGGAACTGGCCAACCTCTCCCTCCTCCGTCCCCTTCCGGAAAGGCACCGTGAGCCCTCCCTCAGGAGGCTGGAAGAGGAGCTGGAGAAAAGGATCAACCGCCTGGGTCTTGGTCCCATGGGGCTGGGGGGAAAAACCACCTGCCTGGGGGTGAAGGTGGAATATGCCCACACCCACACCGCCAGCCTCCCCGTTTCCCTGAGCTTCCTCTGCTGGGCGGCGAGGAGGGCTTCCGCCTCCCTGGAGGTGAGGGGATGAAGGAGCTCAGCCTCCCGGCTTCCAGGAAGGATACGGGATGGCTCAGGGCCGGGGACCTGGTCTTCCTGACGGGCGAGGTGGTGACGGCCAGGGACCAGGCGCACCTGAGGCTGGCCGAGCTCCTGAGGAAGGGGAAGGATCCTCCCCTGAACCTGAAGGACGGGGCCCTCTACCACTGCGGACCCCTCGCCAAGAGGGAGGGAAGGGAGTGGAGGATCCTCTCGGCTGGTCCCACCACCAGCTCACGCATGGATTCCCTCCTTCCCCTCCTTCTGCCATGGCTGGGGGTGAGGGTGGTGATAGGGAAGGGAGGAGTGGGGAGGGAAACGGCGGAGATCATGAAGAAGCGGGGATGCGTGTACCTGGCCTTTCCGGGGGGATGTGGTGCCTTAGCAGCCAGGGCGGTGGAGGAAGTGAGGGGGGTACACTGGCTGGAGCTGGGCATACCGGAGGCCATGTGGGTACTGAGGGTAAGGGGCCTCGGCCCGATGGTGGTGGCGATCGACAACAGGGGAAGAAATCTTTACGAGGAGGTGAGGAGGGGGATGGTGATTTGAAGGGGTACGTGGGGGAGATCTTCAGCTCCGTACAGGGGGAAGGTCTGCTCGTGGGAAGGAGGCAGGTTTTCGTGAGGTTCGCCGGGTGCAGCCTGCGCTGTTCTTACTGCGACACGAAGGAGTACAGGAATCCCCATCCTCCCCTCTGCAGGGTGGAACTCTCTCCCGGGGGCCGTTTCAAAAGGTTGAGAAACCCCCTCTCCACCGAGGGGGTGGTAAAGGAGGTCATGGGTCTCTCCGCCCCCGACATCCACTCGGTTTCCCTCACGGGAGGGGAACCGCTGGAGGCGGGGGATTTCCTGGTGGAAGTGGCCTCCTCCCTCGAAAGGGCGGGATTTCCCCTCTACCTGGAGACGAACGGTTCCCATCCTGAGATCCTCGAGAGGGTCCTTCCCTACCTCCGGTATCTCTCCCTCTGCGTGAAGCTGAGGGGACAGGGGAGCGTGCCGGAGGGGGAATGGGAAGGGCTCTTCGAGAGGGAGCTGGACTGTGCCAGGCAGGCTTCCGAAGCAAAGATAAGGGCCTTCCTGAAGGTGGTGGTGAGGGGAAAGGAGGACCTAGAGGGTTTCGGGGAGGTTTGCGAGCGCCTGGCGGAGCTGAACCTCCCCCTCGTCCTCCAGCCCGCCACGGGGAGGGGGGGTGCGGTCCCCATGCAAGAGCTCCTCCCCTTCTCCAGGATGGCCGCTGAAAGGGGGATAAGGGAAATAGCCCTAATACCTCAGGTACACAGGCTTTGGGGGATGAGATGAGGATAGAGCTGGAGGCCGGGCACTTCTCGGCCGTACACTTCATCACGGAACACGAAAAGTGCGAGCATCTCCACGGACACAACTGGAGGGTGAGGGTGGCGGTGGAGGGGGAACTGGATCAGAGGGGAATGGTCGTGGACTTTTTGGAACTGAGGGAGAAGATGGGTGAGATCCTGAAAAAGTACGATCACAGGGTGCTCCTTCCCACCCTCAATCCCTCGGTGAGATTGGAGGAGGAGGGTGAAAACCTGAGGGTGAGGGCGGGAAACAGGACCTTCCTCTTCCCCCTCGAGGATGTGGTGAGGCTTCCCGTGGTGAACATAACCGTGGAAGAGCTCGCGAGGCTCATGGGGGAAGAACTGGCCGGAAAGCTTTCTGGATCCAACCTCCGCAGGTTAACCGTCACGGTCTCGGAGGCCCCCGGTCAGGAGGCCGTCTTCGAACATTCCTTCGGGTAGGAAGCGGTGATAGAGGTCCTACTCTTCCCTGCCGGTCTCTCCGTTTCCCTCCTTTGTTCCAGCATAGGTCTGGGAGGGGGCATCTTCATGGTCCCCCTCCTCCTCTGGCTGGGACTTCCCACCCAGGTCGCGATAGGCACCAGCCTCTTCGCCATCACCGTGGTAGCATGCTCCTCCACGCTCGCCTACGCCCTCCAGCGCAGGATAGACTACAGGACGGGATTGCTGCTGGACTCACTCGATGTTCCGGGGGCGGTGGTTGGGGCATATCTTACCACCCTCCTGGCCGGGAAAACCCTTTCGCGCCTCTTCGGCTCGATGCTCCTCGGGGTGGCCTGTCACCTCTGGCTCAGGAAAAAGACGGGGAGGAAGGTTCCTCCCCCCATCACCCCATCCCTCCTGGTGATGACGATGGTGGGAAGTTTCACCAGCGGGCTGGTCTCGGGGATGTTCGGAATAGGGGGAGGGATAGTGGACGAAATCGTCATGCTCCTAGCCCTGGGCATGTCCATCAAACTCTCCGCCGGGACTGCCATGTTCGGGATGTCCCTTACCACCCTTCCGGCCTTCCTTTCCCACTTCTTCCTCGACCACTTTTCCCCTCCCCACGGCCTGCCACTGGCGGCGGGGTGCGCGGTGGGAGGACCGATGGGGGCAATGGTCTCCAAGAAACTGAATACAAGGACATTACAGAGGTTGTTGGGGGTGGTGGTGCTGGTGGTGGGAATCAGGCTTATTCTCTGGGGAAGATAGACTCCGCTTCCCCAGATGTCGTCTAATCAAACGAAATCCGTTCAGCACTTATGCTTGGAGAAGCAGGAGGTGCAGAGCCTTTTACCACAACTCGAACAGGTCATTATCTTCGAGGCATCCTTCACGTTCTTTCCGCATTGGACACACTTCGGCACTCTCTCACCCCCTTAGTTGTTTTCTTCTTGCC
The nucleotide sequence above comes from Candidatus Hadarchaeales archaeon. Encoded proteins:
- a CDS encoding GRP family sugar transporter; this encodes MIDRTAFLLSLFSAFLWGTYCNPLKHLRRFGPWEFSNDLLLGGLLLSWAVFLLEGGGSWGPEILLPLLSGMVWAAGNYAGLSAIRELGLAYSYSFLNLSAAVAFFWGVLLFGEMEGGLPLAVASAGLLCMLSGAFLLGRSLEGKGGWRGVRWALLGALCFGTFGGAGVAASLKAGITPFQYCALIAVGAWMVYFLRTLWEGLLGPWWGGGRREHLLGFLAGFLWMGGNLMNFSAAPSLGVAVAFPIGTASTVVAVLWGVLYYREFGEMERRAKLLAVLGILMVLVGVVGLGMGRALA
- a CDS encoding Mth938-like domain-containing protein → MFRVDSYEFGRIVINGRVYTHDVLILPDRIERWWRKKGHRVCPEDLKEVMEEKPQILVVGRGYSGEMEVPEETVRVLGEKGIELVAEETGKAVESFNRLSKTKRVAAALHLTC
- a CDS encoding MBL fold metallo-hydrolase, translated to MRLGEGLGGLARLHLSRGELGFVYFEFSALAVSTANHRFLFDPAEVVRKEDLSAWKPQLFLITHEHFDHFEPSHLIELQRASGGTVVCNSGSYPALKGRVGKLVLLRAGETAEVEGAKVRGIEAEHPAEEPLMFLVESGGLTFFHGSDSSFTAEVGKYRADVAFLPAGAPSPTASVEDALRMARALGCRVAVPFHCSPEEAEEFEKRAKDELRGVKVILPEPGKVYKI
- a CDS encoding fumarate hydratase; amino-acid sequence: MSLQTKLEVVCLELLKKTSTDLPPDVEQALEKAEKGERDPVARANLRAILENLRVARERGVPLCQDTGLPLFYFWMDPSLPLDPFEAARKAVKRATREGFLRPNTVHPLSRKNEGNNLGKEMPRVKVFRRRGEEVEVTVLLKGAGSENCSKLAMLAPEKGLEGIKELVVKAVAEAGGKPCPPIILGVGIGGNAELSMELANLSLLRPLPERHREPSLRRLEEELEKRINRLGLGPMGLGGKTTCLGVKVEYAHTHTASLPVSLSFLCWAARRASASLEVRG
- a CDS encoding FumA C-terminus/TtdB family hydratase beta subunit, coding for MKELSLPASRKDTGWLRAGDLVFLTGEVVTARDQAHLRLAELLRKGKDPPLNLKDGALYHCGPLAKREGREWRILSAGPTTSSRMDSLLPLLLPWLGVRVVIGKGGVGRETAEIMKKRGCVYLAFPGGCGALAARAVEEVRGVHWLELGIPEAMWVLRVRGLGPMVVAIDNRGRNLYEEVRRGMVI
- a CDS encoding 7-carboxy-7-deazaguanine synthase QueE: MKGYVGEIFSSVQGEGLLVGRRQVFVRFAGCSLRCSYCDTKEYRNPHPPLCRVELSPGGRFKRLRNPLSTEGVVKEVMGLSAPDIHSVSLTGGEPLEAGDFLVEVASSLERAGFPLYLETNGSHPEILERVLPYLRYLSLCVKLRGQGSVPEGEWEGLFERELDCARQASEAKIRAFLKVVVRGKEDLEGFGEVCERLAELNLPLVLQPATGRGGAVPMQELLPFSRMAAERGIREIALIPQVHRLWGMR
- a CDS encoding 6-carboxytetrahydropterin synthase produces the protein MRIELEAGHFSAVHFITEHEKCEHLHGHNWRVRVAVEGELDQRGMVVDFLELREKMGEILKKYDHRVLLPTLNPSVRLEEEGENLRVRAGNRTFLFPLEDVVRLPVVNITVEELARLMGEELAGKLSGSNLRRLTVTVSEAPGQEAVFEHSFG
- a CDS encoding sulfite exporter TauE/SafE family protein; this translates as MIEVLLFPAGLSVSLLCSSIGLGGGIFMVPLLLWLGLPTQVAIGTSLFAITVVACSSTLAYALQRRIDYRTGLLLDSLDVPGAVVGAYLTTLLAGKTLSRLFGSMLLGVACHLWLRKKTGRKVPPPITPSLLVMTMVGSFTSGLVSGMFGIGGGIVDEIVMLLALGMSIKLSAGTAMFGMSLTTLPAFLSHFFLDHFSPPHGLPLAAGCAVGGPMGAMVSKKLNTRTLQRLLGVVVLVVGIRLILWGR